Genomic DNA from Frondihabitans sp. PAMC 28766:
ATCGCATTCATCACGAAAGAGCTGGGCCTCTGGCTCAACTCCCTGACAGGATCCGGCGTGGTGCTGCTCGGCATCATCCTCGGCCTCATGATGTGCTTCGACCTCGGCGGCCCGGTCAACAAGGTCGCCTACGCGTTCGCCGTCGCCGGCCTCTCGGCGGGCTCTGCCGCGCACCCGGCACCGCTCGAGATCATGGCCGCCGTGATGGGCGCCGGCATGGTGCCGCCGCTCGCCATGGCTCTCGCGTCGACCGTGCTCTACCGCAGGGGGTTCACGCAGGTCGAGCGCAACAACGGGGCCGCAGCCTGGCTGCTCGGCGCCTCGTTCATCTCGGAGGGCGCCATCCCGTTCGCCGCGGCCGACCCGCTGCGCGTCATCCCGTCCGCGATGGTGGGCGGGGCTGTGACCGGCGCCATCTCGATGGCCGCCGGGGTCACCTCCGAGGCGCCTCACGGCGGTATCTTCGTCTTCTTCGCGATCGGCAACCTGCTGATGTGGATCGTCGCCATCCTGTCCGGCACCGTGGTCGCGGCCGCCGTGCTCGTGCTGCTGAAGCGCTTCGTGCGGCGGTCGGCGGCGCTGCCGGCCGGTGACGCCGAGGCGACGGCCGACGCGGCCGCGGCGGCCGACCTCGTCGACCAGCGCACGCCCATCACCGTCTAGAGCGGCGCTTCGGCGTCGCGGCGCTTGCGCCCTGGGCACCGGCGGCCCGCCCCGGGATCGCAGTTCGGCCCGGCCACCCTCCCGTACCCGGGCCGAACTGCGATCCCGCCCGCCGCCCGCGGGGCGCTGACCGGGGCGGAGCGTCGGCCTGGCCCTTGGCAAAACAGGAGAAACCGCGCGGCCCGAGCGGCCGTCGGCGCGGAAGTCCCGAGGGTCAGCGTCAAATCCTGTTTTGCCAACAGGGGGGCAGTGAACGGGCCGGCGCAGCCCGACTTCGATCAACGGGGAAGCTACCCGGGTGACGCTGCACTCGACCAGGCGGCACGCGAAGACTCCGCGACGAAAGCCGCTCAGGCGACGATGGAGCGGACCGCTGCCACCGACTCGCGCAGCAGGCCGGCCACCTCGAGCAGCTGAGCGGCGGTCACGTCGGCCGCCCAGGTGAAGCGCACGGCCGTCTGCGCCACCTCCGCCGGAACGACGAGGGCCGTCAGCACGTGCGAGGGCTCGTCGCTGCCGGCCGCGCACGCCGAGCCGCTCGACGACACCACGCCGCGCCGCTCCAGTTCGAGCAGCACCGACTCGCCGCTCGTGCCGGGGAAGACGAACGAGGCATGGCGGGGCAGGCGCCGGGCGCCGGGCGCGCCGTCGGCCCCGGTCAGCTGCGCGCCCGGTACCCGCGCCAGCACAGCGGCGATGAAGTCGTCGCGCGCAGCGACCGAGACCGGCGAGAGCGACACGAGCGACGCTGCGACGCCCAGCGCCACCGCCCCCGCGACGTTCTCGGTGCCCGACCGCCGCCCGCGCTCCTGCCCGCCGCCGTGCAGCACCGGCTCGAGCGGCAGCGCGCCGGCGACGAACAGCACGCCCGTTCCCTTCGGGGCTCCGAGTTTGTGGCCCGAGAGAGAAAGGGCCTGCACACCGAGCGCGCCGACGTCGACCGGCAGCTGACCGGCCGACTGCACGGCATCGGTGTGGAACGGCACACGGT
This window encodes:
- a CDS encoding cysteine desulfurase family protein; protein product: MLYLDAAATTPVRREALEAMWPYLTGDFGNPSSHHTVGESAARGLARARSQVAEMLGCRPAEIVFTGGGTEADNLAIKGIALGRPRGRHIVTTAIEHEAVLSSIDYLVRTHGFEVSFAPLTAEGLVTPAALAAVLRPDTTLVSIAHANNEIGTVQDLEALTAATRAHRVPFHTDAVQSAGQLPVDVGALGVQALSLSGHKLGAPKGTGVLFVAGALPLEPVLHGGGQERGRRSGTENVAGAVALGVAASLVSLSPVSVAARDDFIAAVLARVPGAQLTGADGAPGARRLPRHASFVFPGTSGESVLLELERRGVVSSSGSACAAGSDEPSHVLTALVVPAEVAQTAVRFTWAADVTAAQLLEVAGLLRESVAAVRSIVA